A stretch of Nonomuraea africana DNA encodes these proteins:
- a CDS encoding MerR family transcriptional regulator, with protein MSPQAARSHMSIGEVLALLQGEFPDVTVSKIRFLESEGLIEPERSPSGYRKFTYMHVEQLRFILTEQRDHYLPLRVIKDKMAEELGRPRAVPEAKEVRLSRAELLEASGLDEETLTELEDYGLLAPVARRYDEDALKVARSVGALAGYGLHARHLRAVKAAAEREAGLVEQSVAPILKRRAPGAIGEADEVARELSGRLLELHAALLRTAVRAVLRG; from the coding sequence ATGAGCCCCCAGGCGGCGCGCTCGCACATGAGCATCGGGGAGGTGCTCGCCCTGCTGCAGGGCGAGTTCCCCGACGTCACCGTCTCCAAGATCCGGTTCCTGGAGAGCGAGGGGCTGATCGAGCCCGAGCGCAGCCCCTCGGGGTATCGCAAGTTCACCTACATGCACGTCGAGCAGCTGCGCTTCATCCTCACCGAGCAGCGCGACCACTACCTGCCGCTGCGGGTCATCAAGGACAAGATGGCCGAGGAGCTCGGCCGTCCGCGCGCCGTGCCCGAGGCCAAGGAGGTGCGGCTCAGCCGCGCCGAGCTGCTCGAGGCCAGCGGCCTCGACGAGGAGACCCTCACCGAGCTCGAGGACTACGGCCTGCTCGCGCCGGTCGCCCGCCGCTACGACGAGGACGCCCTGAAGGTGGCCCGCAGCGTCGGCGCCCTGGCCGGCTACGGCCTGCACGCCAGGCACCTGCGCGCGGTCAAGGCCGCCGCCGAGCGCGAGGCGGGACTGGTCGAGCAGAGCGTCGCCCCCATACTCAAGCGCCGGGCGCCCGGTGCCATCGGCGAGGCCGACGAGGTGGCGCGCGAGCTGTCGGGGCGGCTGCTCGAGCTGCACGCGGCACTGCTGCGCACGGCCGTGCGCGCCGTCCTGCGCGGCTGA
- a CDS encoding RNA polymerase sigma factor, with the protein MPRTAVATSPATLDQLLDRGRAQGHLSLAELREAFAVAGISPTEGRSILRELTEAGVSLAAENEPSLGKKVPAPKKATTTRKKTAATKTTGSKTTGTKTAAKSAAAATATAGTAEAATKTADEAAPVEQADQPAPDEVDAPEDLQLNAEDAELEQEQEQLDLDDNQSVMGDSVHTYLKSIGRRTLLTAAQEVDLARRIEAGLYAEYKLDSEPDLTPARRADLEMVVEDGRRAKDHMLEANLRLVVSVAKKYTDRGMALLDVVQEGNLGLIRAVEKFDYTKGFKFSTYAMWWIRQAIQRGFADSARTIRLPVHVLEMLSKLSRIERDMHQRLGREPTPEELAVELDKTPDQIEELLRTSRQPISLNATIGEDGETTIGDLIEDVDSPEASEIVDRQLLGDQLRGVLDNLSPREARIMALRFGLVDGKPHTLDEIGKHLGLTRERIRQLEKESLSKLRHPSNTRPLLDWAS; encoded by the coding sequence ATGCCCCGAACCGCCGTGGCGACCTCGCCTGCCACCCTCGACCAGCTCCTTGACCGAGGGCGAGCTCAGGGTCACCTTTCCCTCGCGGAGCTGCGGGAGGCTTTTGCCGTAGCCGGGATCAGCCCCACCGAGGGACGTTCGATCCTGCGCGAGCTCACCGAGGCCGGGGTGAGCCTCGCCGCCGAGAACGAGCCCTCGCTCGGCAAGAAGGTCCCGGCCCCGAAGAAGGCGACCACCACGCGCAAGAAGACCGCTGCCACCAAGACCACCGGCAGCAAGACCACCGGCACCAAGACCGCCGCCAAGAGCGCCGCCGCCGCGACCGCCACGGCCGGCACCGCCGAGGCGGCCACGAAGACCGCCGACGAGGCCGCGCCGGTCGAGCAGGCCGACCAGCCCGCTCCCGACGAGGTCGACGCCCCCGAGGACCTCCAGCTGAACGCCGAGGACGCCGAGCTCGAGCAGGAGCAGGAGCAGCTCGACCTCGACGACAACCAGTCGGTGATGGGCGACTCCGTCCACACCTACCTCAAGTCGATCGGCCGCCGCACGCTGCTGACCGCCGCCCAGGAGGTCGACCTCGCCAGGCGGATCGAGGCGGGCCTGTACGCCGAGTACAAGCTCGACAGCGAGCCTGACCTCACCCCGGCCCGGCGCGCCGACCTGGAGATGGTGGTCGAGGACGGCAGGCGGGCCAAGGACCACATGCTCGAGGCCAACCTGCGCCTGGTCGTCTCGGTGGCCAAGAAGTACACCGACCGCGGCATGGCCCTGCTCGACGTCGTGCAGGAGGGCAACCTCGGCCTCATCCGCGCGGTGGAGAAGTTCGACTACACCAAGGGCTTCAAGTTCTCGACGTATGCGATGTGGTGGATCAGGCAGGCCATCCAGCGTGGCTTCGCCGACTCGGCCCGCACGATCAGGCTGCCCGTCCACGTGCTGGAGATGCTGTCGAAGCTGTCGCGCATCGAGCGTGACATGCACCAGCGCCTCGGCCGTGAGCCCACGCCCGAGGAGCTGGCCGTCGAGCTCGACAAGACGCCCGACCAGATCGAGGAGCTGCTGCGCACCAGCCGCCAGCCCATCTCGCTCAACGCCACGATCGGCGAGGACGGCGAGACCACGATCGGCGATCTGATCGAGGACGTCGACTCCCCCGAGGCGTCGGAGATCGTCGACCGCCAGCTGCTGGGCGACCAGCTGCGCGGCGTGCTCGACAACCTCTCGCCGCGCGAGGCGCGCATCATGGCACTGCGCTTCGGCCTGGTGGACGGCAAGCCGCACACCCTCGACGAGATCGGCAAGCACCTCGGTCTCACCCGTGAGCGGATCCGCCAACTGGAGAAGGAGTCCCTCTCCAAGCTGCGCCACCCGAGCAACACCCGCCCGCTGCTCGACTGGGCGAGCTGA
- a CDS encoding APC family permease, whose protein sequence is MAAPPTYAQDLSRSLTFKENVLITLSSVTPASSVFIIVPAIIAGIGGASAVALALGALVGVFMAFCYAELSSAYPVTGGEYAFAARVLGRPLGFAMFALSMVGNVLIVAVIALGTGDYLGLVWQALSGTWVGVAVVVLATLVAVLNIRANAWLTGLFLLLELLALVVLAVLGFAHVEQPLSVLWTPQTTGPSGLEAASWGLIATYTATALFAYNGYGTAVYFAEETRQAGRTIGRAIMFSLAVTVTAELVPVVAVLLGTPDLAGLLASDAPMSHFLLSRGGRVVDTVVSLAIALAIVNAVIAIMIQAGRLLYSAARDGSWPDVIGRPLARVHPGLRTPVAATLVMGALAVVAAVFVPLDALIIATGANLVVVYAVVALAALVGRARGLTDRAAYRMPLWPLAPVAVLAAMAYVAYETIVSDWVPLGVTVAILGLGLLYYRFYLHPRRGERWTLPDPVPGD, encoded by the coding sequence ATGGCCGCGCCCCCCACGTACGCCCAGGATCTCTCCCGCTCGCTGACCTTCAAGGAGAACGTGCTCATCACGCTCTCGTCGGTGACCCCGGCCTCGAGCGTGTTCATCATCGTCCCCGCCATCATCGCCGGAATCGGCGGCGCCTCCGCCGTCGCGCTGGCCCTGGGCGCCCTGGTGGGCGTCTTCATGGCCTTCTGTTACGCGGAACTGTCCAGCGCCTATCCCGTGACGGGCGGCGAGTACGCCTTCGCCGCCCGCGTCCTCGGCAGGCCCCTCGGGTTCGCCATGTTCGCCCTGAGCATGGTGGGCAACGTGCTGATCGTCGCGGTGATCGCCCTTGGCACCGGCGACTACCTCGGCCTGGTCTGGCAGGCCCTGTCGGGCACCTGGGTGGGTGTCGCGGTGGTCGTGCTGGCCACGCTCGTCGCGGTCCTGAACATCCGGGCCAACGCCTGGCTGACCGGCCTGTTCCTGCTGCTGGAGCTGCTGGCGCTGGTGGTGCTCGCCGTCCTCGGGTTCGCCCACGTGGAGCAGCCGCTGTCGGTGCTGTGGACCCCGCAGACCACGGGCCCGAGCGGCCTGGAGGCCGCCTCGTGGGGCCTCATCGCCACCTACACCGCCACCGCGCTGTTCGCCTACAACGGGTACGGCACGGCGGTCTACTTCGCCGAGGAGACCAGGCAGGCGGGCCGGACCATCGGCAGGGCGATCATGTTCTCCCTCGCCGTCACCGTCACCGCCGAACTGGTGCCCGTGGTCGCGGTGCTCCTCGGCACGCCTGATCTCGCCGGCCTGCTGGCCTCGGACGCGCCGATGAGCCACTTCCTGCTCTCCCGTGGCGGCCGGGTCGTCGACACCGTGGTCAGCCTGGCGATCGCGCTGGCCATCGTGAACGCGGTCATCGCCATCATGATCCAGGCGGGCCGGCTGCTGTACTCGGCGGCCAGGGACGGCTCGTGGCCCGACGTGATCGGCCGGCCGCTGGCCAGGGTGCATCCCGGGCTGCGGACGCCGGTGGCGGCGACGCTGGTGATGGGCGCGCTGGCGGTGGTAGCGGCGGTGTTCGTGCCGCTCGACGCGCTGATCATCGCAACGGGGGCCAACCTGGTGGTGGTCTACGCCGTGGTCGCGCTGGCCGCCCTGGTCGGCAGGGCCAGAGGACTGACCGATCGCGCGGCCTACCGGATGCCGCTGTGGCCGCTCGCGCCGGTCGCGGTGCTCGCGGCGATGGCCTACGTGGCGTACGAGACGATCGTCTCGGACTGGGTGCCGCTGGGCGTGACGGTGGCGATCCTGGGGCTCGGCCTGCTCTACTACCGCTTCTACCTGCATCCGCGCAGGGGCGAGCGGTGGACCCTGCCCGACCCCGTGCCCGGCGACTGA
- the gcvP gene encoding aminomethyl-transferring glycine dehydrogenase, which translates to MTEPLSDLAAPPFATRHIGPSDAEQTRMLEAVGFESVADLVAVAVPEAIRAKDQLNLPVAASETEVIAELRALADRNQVLTSMIGLGYYDTITPAVIRRNLLENPGWYTAYTPYQPEISQGRLEALLNFQTVVSDLTGLDVAGASLLDEATAAAEAMTLARRAGRSKSDVFVVDADALPQTKAVLATRAEPLGISLVESDLEGELPECFGVLVQYPGTSGRLRDFRALAERAHAAGALVVAAADLLSLTLVAAPGELGADIAIGSSQRFGVPFGFGGPHAAYMSVREGLQRQMPGRLVGVSVDADGDPAYRLALQTREQHIRREKATSNICTAQVLLAVIAGMYAVYHGPEGLRRIARRTHRMAVTLAQALRAGRVEVVHDGFFDTVLARVPGRAAQVVAAAAERGVNLWQADADHVSVACDEKTTLAHLEQVAAAFGVNVSLTDLVAEDALPEGLARESDYLTHPVFHTHHSETSMLRHLRRLQDKDIALDRSMIPLGSCTMKLNATTEMEPITWPEFAGIHPYAPVEQAGGYVELVETLEGWLAEVTGYDAVSIQPNAGSQGEFAGLLAIRAYHRANGDTHRDVCLIPSSAHGTNAASAVMAGMRVVVVACDDNGNVDLDDLDAKIAKHAEQLAAIMVTYPSTHGVYEETITEVCAKVHAAGGQVYVDGANLNALVGLAKPGEFGADVSHLNLHKTFCIPHGGGGPGVGPVAVRGHLAAYLPGHPLHNGSPVGPVSAAPYGSAGILPISWAYVRMMGGEGLKAATEQAILSANYLARRLAPHYPVLYTGRGGLVAHECIIDLRQITKETGVSVDDVAKRLIDYGFHAPTMSFPVAGTLMIEPTESEDLAELDRFVEAMVAIRGEIAKVADGSYDRTDNPLRNAPHTAESLVADEWTHPYTRTEAAYPVPELRDGKYFSPVRRIDQAYGDRNLVCACPPLSAYED; encoded by the coding sequence ATGACCGAGCCCCTCAGCGACCTCGCTGCGCCGCCTTTCGCGACCCGTCACATCGGGCCCTCCGACGCCGAGCAGACCAGGATGCTGGAGGCGGTCGGCTTCGAATCGGTCGCCGACCTGGTGGCGGTGGCGGTGCCCGAGGCCATCAGGGCCAAGGACCAGCTCAACCTGCCCGTCGCGGCGAGCGAGACCGAGGTGATCGCCGAACTGCGGGCGCTGGCCGACCGCAACCAGGTGCTGACCTCGATGATCGGCCTGGGCTACTACGACACGATCACGCCCGCCGTGATCCGCCGCAACCTGCTGGAGAACCCCGGCTGGTACACCGCGTACACGCCCTACCAGCCCGAGATCTCCCAGGGCCGCCTCGAGGCGCTGCTCAACTTCCAGACCGTCGTCTCCGACCTCACCGGTCTCGACGTGGCCGGCGCCTCCCTGCTGGACGAGGCCACCGCCGCGGCCGAGGCGATGACGCTGGCGCGCAGGGCGGGCAGGTCGAAGAGCGACGTCTTCGTCGTCGACGCCGACGCCCTCCCGCAGACCAAGGCTGTGCTGGCCACCAGGGCCGAGCCGCTGGGCATCTCGCTCGTGGAGAGCGACCTCGAGGGCGAGCTGCCCGAGTGTTTCGGCGTGCTGGTGCAGTACCCGGGCACCTCGGGCCGCCTGCGCGACTTCCGCGCGTTGGCCGAGCGGGCGCACGCGGCCGGGGCCCTGGTGGTCGCCGCCGCCGACCTGCTGTCGCTCACGCTCGTCGCCGCCCCGGGAGAGCTCGGCGCCGACATCGCGATCGGCTCCTCGCAGCGCTTCGGCGTGCCGTTCGGCTTCGGCGGGCCGCATGCCGCCTACATGTCGGTCCGCGAGGGCCTGCAGCGGCAGATGCCCGGCCGCCTGGTCGGCGTCTCCGTCGACGCCGACGGCGACCCCGCCTACCGGCTGGCCCTGCAGACCCGCGAGCAGCACATCCGCCGTGAGAAGGCCACCAGCAACATCTGCACCGCCCAGGTGCTGCTCGCGGTCATCGCGGGCATGTACGCCGTCTACCACGGCCCCGAGGGGCTGCGCCGCATCGCCAGGCGCACCCACCGCATGGCCGTGACGCTCGCGCAGGCGCTGCGCGCCGGCCGGGTCGAGGTCGTCCACGACGGCTTCTTCGACACCGTCCTCGCCCGCGTGCCGGGCAGGGCCGCCCAGGTGGTGGCCGCCGCCGCCGAGCGCGGCGTCAACCTCTGGCAGGCCGACGCCGACCACGTCTCGGTCGCCTGCGACGAGAAGACCACGCTCGCCCACCTGGAGCAGGTCGCCGCCGCCTTCGGCGTGAACGTCTCGCTGACCGACCTGGTCGCCGAGGACGCGCTGCCCGAGGGGCTGGCGCGCGAGAGCGACTACCTCACCCACCCGGTCTTCCACACCCATCACTCCGAGACCTCGATGCTGCGGCACCTGCGCAGGCTCCAGGACAAGGACATCGCGCTCGACAGGTCGATGATCCCGCTCGGCTCCTGCACGATGAAGCTCAACGCCACCACCGAGATGGAGCCCATCACCTGGCCGGAGTTCGCGGGCATCCACCCGTACGCGCCGGTCGAGCAGGCGGGCGGCTACGTCGAGCTGGTCGAGACCCTCGAGGGCTGGCTGGCCGAGGTGACCGGCTACGACGCCGTCTCCATCCAGCCCAACGCGGGCTCGCAGGGCGAGTTCGCCGGCCTGCTGGCCATCCGCGCCTACCACCGAGCCAACGGCGACACCCACCGCGACGTCTGCCTCATCCCCTCCTCCGCGCACGGCACCAACGCCGCCAGCGCGGTCATGGCGGGCATGCGGGTCGTCGTGGTGGCCTGCGACGACAACGGCAACGTCGACCTCGACGACCTCGACGCCAAGATCGCCAAGCACGCCGAGCAGCTCGCCGCGATCATGGTGACCTACCCGTCCACCCACGGCGTCTACGAGGAGACGATCACCGAGGTCTGCGCCAAGGTCCACGCCGCGGGCGGCCAGGTCTACGTCGACGGCGCCAACCTCAACGCCCTGGTCGGCCTCGCCAAGCCCGGCGAGTTCGGCGCCGACGTCTCGCACCTGAACCTGCACAAGACCTTCTGCATCCCGCACGGCGGCGGCGGCCCCGGCGTGGGCCCCGTGGCGGTCCGCGGCCACCTGGCCGCCTACCTGCCCGGCCACCCGCTGCACAACGGCTCGCCGGTCGGCCCCGTCTCGGCGGCGCCGTACGGCTCGGCGGGCATCCTGCCGATCTCCTGGGCCTACGTCAGGATGATGGGCGGCGAGGGCCTCAAGGCCGCCACCGAGCAGGCCATCCTGTCGGCCAACTACCTCGCCAGGCGGCTGGCCCCGCACTACCCGGTGCTCTACACCGGGCGCGGCGGGCTGGTGGCCCACGAGTGCATCATCGACCTGCGGCAGATCACCAAGGAGACGGGGGTCAGCGTCGACGACGTCGCCAAGCGGCTCATCGACTACGGCTTCCACGCGCCGACCATGTCCTTCCCCGTCGCGGGCACGCTCATGATCGAGCCGACCGAGAGCGAGGACCTGGCCGAGCTCGACCGGTTCGTCGAGGCGATGGTCGCCATCCGCGGCGAGATCGCCAAGGTGGCCGACGGGTCGTACGACAGGACGGACAACCCGCTGCGCAACGCCCCGCACACCGCGGAGTCGCTGGTGGCCGACGAGTGGACGCACCCCTACACCAGGACCGAGGCGGCCTACCCGGTGCCGGAGCTGAGGGACGGGAAGTACTTCTCGCCGGTGCGGCGGATCGACCAGGCCTACGGGGACCGCAACCTCGTGTGCGCCTGCCCGCCCCTGTCGGCGTACGAGGACTGA
- a CDS encoding TetR/AcrR family transcriptional regulator C-terminal domain-containing protein yields MPAKRPPVPLSRERIIDAALHIADGQGLRRLTMRRLGDALQVEAMAIYHHLPRGKEALMDALAEHVTAIQVDPATTWQETARLWCRAQREALREHPGVLALALTKPPKGATAIAIMEQTEQLTDAGLSDAAEAVRTLRAFVFGSVAVEVQQSGWADPERDTWTRRDDRADADFERGMEAMLRGLGG; encoded by the coding sequence ATGCCGGCCAAGCGACCGCCCGTCCCGCTGTCCCGCGAGCGCATCATCGACGCCGCACTCCACATCGCCGACGGCCAGGGCCTGCGCAGGCTGACCATGCGCAGGCTCGGCGACGCGCTCCAGGTGGAGGCCATGGCCATCTACCACCACCTGCCCCGCGGCAAGGAGGCGCTCATGGACGCGCTGGCCGAGCACGTCACCGCGATCCAGGTCGATCCGGCCACCACCTGGCAGGAGACGGCCAGGCTGTGGTGCAGGGCGCAGCGTGAGGCGCTCAGGGAGCATCCGGGGGTGCTCGCGCTCGCGCTGACCAAACCTCCGAAGGGGGCCACGGCCATCGCCATCATGGAGCAGACTGAGCAACTGACCGACGCGGGGCTCAGCGACGCCGCCGAGGCCGTCCGCACCCTGCGGGCCTTCGTCTTCGGCAGCGTCGCGGTGGAGGTCCAGCAGTCGGGGTGGGCCGATCCCGAACGCGACACCTGGACCCGTCGCGACGACAGGGCCGACGCCGACTTCGAACGCGGCATGGAGGCGATGCTGCGGGGGCTGGGCGGGTAA
- a CDS encoding P1 family peptidase: protein MRARDLPITLDGRPGRWNAITDVPGVEVGYVTLTESGARTGVTAILPRGRAAVGVPCAAASHSFNGNGEMTGTTWIEEIGALTLPVMITNTHAVGTVHRGVVDWVADRHPALAAQWLLPVVAETWDGYLNDINAPHVRLEHAAQAIEAAATGPVAEGNVGGGTGMNCYAYKGGSGTASRLVEHGSDTYTVGVFAQANFGSRHELTIAGHRVGHRLLDDNPMETTNWFAPSGAGSVIVVVATDAPLLPGQCKSLARRVPMGLARTGTTGSHFSGDIFLAFSTANEGALTSGFTVADDYQSLRFVPWGRMDPYYTAVVQAVEEAVLNALMGAEEMTGRNGHRSPALPVATLIELLEQDGAGAGSR, encoded by the coding sequence ATGAGAGCCCGCGACCTGCCGATCACCCTGGACGGTCGTCCAGGGCGCTGGAACGCGATCACCGACGTGCCCGGCGTCGAGGTCGGCTACGTGACGCTGACCGAGAGCGGCGCCCGCACCGGCGTGACCGCGATCCTGCCGAGGGGCAGGGCGGCCGTCGGCGTGCCGTGCGCCGCGGCCAGTCACTCGTTCAACGGCAACGGCGAGATGACCGGCACCACGTGGATCGAGGAGATCGGCGCGCTGACCCTGCCCGTCATGATCACCAACACGCACGCGGTGGGCACCGTGCACCGAGGCGTGGTCGACTGGGTGGCCGACCGCCATCCGGCGCTGGCCGCCCAGTGGCTGCTGCCCGTGGTCGCCGAGACCTGGGACGGCTATCTCAACGACATCAACGCCCCCCATGTCCGGCTCGAGCACGCCGCGCAGGCCATCGAGGCCGCCGCGACGGGCCCGGTGGCCGAGGGCAACGTCGGCGGCGGCACCGGCATGAACTGCTATGCGTACAAGGGCGGCTCGGGCACGGCCTCACGCCTGGTCGAGCACGGCTCCGACACCTACACCGTGGGCGTCTTCGCGCAGGCCAACTTCGGCAGCCGCCACGAGCTCACCATCGCGGGCCACAGGGTGGGCCACCGGCTGCTCGACGACAATCCGATGGAGACCACGAACTGGTTCGCCCCCTCGGGCGCGGGCTCGGTCATCGTCGTCGTGGCGACGGACGCGCCGCTGCTGCCCGGCCAGTGCAAGTCGCTGGCCCGGCGGGTGCCGATGGGCCTGGCCCGCACGGGCACCACGGGCAGCCACTTCTCCGGCGACATCTTCCTGGCCTTCTCCACGGCCAACGAGGGCGCCCTGACCAGCGGCTTCACCGTCGCGGACGACTACCAGAGCCTGCGTTTCGTGCCCTGGGGCCGGATGGACCCCTACTACACCGCCGTGGTGCAGGCGGTGGAGGAGGCCGTGCTCAACGCCCTCATGGGGGCGGAGGAGATGACCGGCAGGAACGGGCACCGCTCGCCCGCCCTGCCGGTCGCCACGCTCATCGAGCTGCTGGAACAGGACGGGGCAGGCGCGGGATCCCGGTGA
- a CDS encoding MerR family transcriptional regulator produces the protein MAVSSGEGKTAGQEDPVRRESARQRAGEQGLLFDEQPATLPGDIGYRGPTACAAAGITYRQLDYWARTGLVEPTIRAAQGSGSQRLYSFRDILVLKVVKRLLDTGVSLQQIRTAVQHLRDRGVGDLSRITLMSDGVSVYECTSADEVIDLLQGGQGVFGIALGRVWREVEGSLAELPGERAAVEDSVPADHPADELAQRRRARRLG, from the coding sequence GTGGCGGTCAGCAGCGGCGAGGGAAAGACGGCCGGCCAGGAAGACCCGGTGCGGCGCGAGAGTGCGCGCCAGCGTGCCGGGGAGCAGGGCCTGCTCTTCGACGAGCAGCCCGCGACTCTGCCTGGCGACATCGGCTATCGCGGCCCGACGGCCTGCGCGGCGGCCGGCATCACCTACAGGCAGTTGGACTACTGGGCGCGCACCGGCCTGGTGGAGCCCACGATAAGAGCCGCTCAGGGCTCGGGCTCCCAGCGTCTTTACAGCTTCCGCGACATCCTGGTGCTCAAGGTGGTCAAGCGGCTCCTCGACACCGGCGTGTCGCTGCAGCAGATCCGCACCGCCGTCCAGCACCTGCGCGACAGGGGCGTCGGCGACCTGAGCCGGATCACGTTGATGAGCGACGGAGTGAGCGTCTACGAGTGCACCTCGGCCGACGAGGTCATCGACCTGCTGCAGGGCGGTCAGGGAGTGTTCGGGATCGCGCTCGGCAGGGTCTGGCGCGAGGTCGAGGGATCGCTCGCGGAGCTGCCGGGGGAACGGGCGGCGGTCGAGGACAGCGTCCCGGCCGACCACCCCGCTGATGAGCTGGCCCAGCGCAGGAGGGCCCGGCGACTGGGCTGA
- a CDS encoding DUF5999 family protein: MCPHDPACPAAEAPDREAARTLASHPEQGWSLLCNGVVLFEDTGELLPSGDVIAPHRPHPLVGAA, encoded by the coding sequence ATGTGCCCGCACGACCCGGCCTGTCCGGCTGCTGAGGCGCCCGACCGCGAGGCGGCACGCACCCTCGCGTCCCATCCCGAGCAGGGATGGAGCCTTCTGTGCAACGGTGTGGTCCTGTTCGAGGACACCGGGGAGCTGCTGCCCAGCGGTGACGTGATCGCCCCGCACCGGCCGCATCCCCTGGTCGGCGCAGCCTGA
- a CDS encoding alpha/beta family hydrolase produces MEIMTPRGAALAEVDVAAGPRLLLVLTHGSAGGVDAPDLLAVRAAALEMGATVARVTQPFRRAGARAPGSPARQDEAWIAVLKELGERHPGLPIVQGGRSNGARVACRTARAVGADAVVALAFPLHPPGKPEKSRADELRAAGVDVLVVNGDRDPFGVPDAADAARLVVLRGEGHDLKKDPAKVGEVVADWLAGRY; encoded by the coding sequence ATGGAGATCATGACGCCGCGGGGGGCGGCGCTGGCCGAGGTCGACGTGGCCGCGGGGCCGAGGCTGCTGCTGGTGCTCACGCACGGGTCGGCGGGCGGGGTCGACGCGCCCGATCTGCTGGCCGTCCGCGCGGCCGCGCTGGAGATGGGCGCCACGGTGGCCAGAGTGACGCAGCCGTTCAGGAGGGCGGGGGCCAGGGCCCCCGGCTCGCCCGCGCGGCAGGACGAGGCGTGGATCGCGGTGCTGAAGGAGCTGGGCGAGCGCCATCCCGGGCTCCCGATCGTCCAGGGCGGCCGCAGCAACGGGGCCAGGGTGGCCTGCCGTACGGCTCGGGCGGTGGGCGCCGACGCGGTGGTGGCGCTGGCATTCCCGCTGCACCCGCCGGGCAAGCCGGAGAAGTCGCGCGCCGACGAACTGCGCGCCGCGGGGGTCGACGTGCTGGTGGTGAACGGGGACCGGGATCCCTTCGGCGTGCCCGACGCCGCCGACGCCGCACGCCTGGTTGTGCTGCGGGGCGAGGGGCACGATCTCAAGAAGGACCCCGCGAAGGTCGGCGAGGTGGTCGCCGACTGGCTCGCGGGGCGTTACTGA
- a CDS encoding TetR/AcrR family transcriptional regulator, with product MARPRNQAARREQLVAAATRAVRRHGLHQVRVADIADEAGVARGSVHYYFRDLDELLRSVYQQAGERFYTARMTAAAALPDARDKLVESIEHGLPDGPDDELAVVLYEFSMVRDDPVFSALSQSLYDRQVAMYAAILEVGASQGHFTMAAPVLDVAANLVALEDAYGLHIVSRNASLPRERTLDLLLSYARIATRCEDLRRSG from the coding sequence GTGGCCAGACCGAGAAACCAGGCGGCGCGACGCGAGCAGCTCGTCGCCGCCGCGACCAGAGCCGTGCGCAGGCACGGCCTGCACCAGGTGCGTGTGGCGGACATCGCCGACGAGGCGGGCGTGGCCAGGGGCTCGGTGCACTACTACTTCCGCGATCTCGACGAGCTGCTGCGCAGCGTCTACCAGCAGGCCGGCGAGCGCTTCTACACCGCGAGGATGACGGCGGCGGCCGCGCTGCCCGACGCGCGGGACAAGCTGGTGGAGTCGATCGAGCACGGCCTGCCGGACGGCCCCGACGACGAGCTGGCGGTGGTCCTCTACGAGTTCTCGATGGTCAGGGACGACCCCGTCTTCAGCGCGCTGTCGCAGAGCCTGTATGACAGACAGGTGGCGATGTACGCGGCCATCCTGGAGGTCGGCGCGAGCCAGGGCCACTTCACCATGGCCGCGCCGGTCCTCGACGTGGCCGCCAACCTCGTCGCCCTCGAGGACGCCTACGGCCTGCACATCGTCAGCCGCAACGCCTCGCTCCCCCGCGAACGCACCCTCGACCTGCTGCTGAGCTACGCACGCATCGCGACCCGATGCGAAGACCTGAGGAGATCCGGATGA
- a CDS encoding bifunctional nuclease family protein, with amino-acid sequence MLQMEVVGVRVEMPTNQPIVLLKEAQGERFLPIWIGMTEATAIALAQAEEPPPRPLTHDLFRDVLSALGVGLRAVNIVALRDGIFFADLVFSNGVEVSARPSDSIALALRTGARIFASEEVVQEAGVVIPDDQEDEVEKFREFLDNITPEDFGRAG; translated from the coding sequence GTGTTGCAGATGGAGGTAGTGGGCGTTCGCGTCGAAATGCCTACAAATCAGCCGATCGTTCTGCTCAAGGAGGCGCAAGGGGAGAGGTTTCTCCCGATCTGGATTGGAATGACCGAAGCCACGGCCATCGCGCTCGCGCAGGCGGAGGAGCCACCGCCGAGGCCGTTGACTCATGATCTGTTCCGCGACGTGCTGAGCGCGCTGGGCGTCGGCCTGCGCGCGGTCAACATCGTCGCGCTGCGTGACGGTATCTTCTTCGCCGACCTGGTCTTCTCCAACGGCGTGGAGGTCTCCGCGCGCCCGTCCGACTCCATCGCCCTGGCGCTGCGCACCGGTGCGCGGATCTTCGCCAGCGAGGAGGTCGTCCAGGAGGCAGGGGTGGTCATCCCTGATGACCAGGAGGATGAGGTGGAGAAGTTCAGGGAGTTCCTTGACAACATCACGCCCGAGGACTTCGGACGGGCCGGGTAG